CCGGGTGCCCATGCTGCCGGACCTGGCGCCGCCGGCTCCCTGAGCGGCGAGCCCGCGTCCCCGTCCCGGCTCACTCCCTGGCGCGGGGACGCAGCAGCGCGGCGGAGAGGATGAGGCCATAGACCGCCGCGCTGCCATGGATGGCGAGCGCGAGCATCAGGGGCGTGCCGCCTTCCCGCGTCGCCGTCAGCGCGTCCACCATGGGTGACACCATGAGCGCGAGGACGAAGATTCCCGCCGCGCGCCGTTGCCGGGTGAGCACCAGGCCCATCAGGGCCAGCCCGATGCCCAGGTCGCGCCCCGCCTTGACGTGGAGCCAGGGCACGACCGCCTCTCCGGCGAACGGCACGCCGAACCCCGTGGCCGCGCCGGCCGGGTCCAGCACCGTCCGGACGAACAGGAACAGCATGAAGGCCCCCAGCAGCAAGGTGAACGCCGCGGTGGGGGAGGTGAGCTTCCAGGACAAACCAGGGGTGGACG
This sequence is a window from Myxococcus stipitatus. Protein-coding genes within it:
- a CDS encoding DUF4267 domain-containing protein, producing MNPSTPGLSWKLTSPTAAFTLLLGAFMLFLFVRTVLDPAGAATGFGVPFAGEAVVPWLHVKAGRDLGIGLALMGLVLTRQRRAAGIFVLALMVSPMVDALTATREGGTPLMLALAIHGSAAVYGLILSAALLRPRARE